A DNA window from Allokutzneria albata contains the following coding sequences:
- a CDS encoding type I polyketide synthase: MNADEKSLEYFKRMTAELRDTRKRLREAQAKDTEPIAIVGMACRYPGGVGTPEELWDLVAGGVDGMTPFPTDRGWDNEALYHPDPDHPGTTYVKEGGFLHDAALFDPEFFGISPREAVSMDPQQRLLLQVSWEAIERAGIDPTTLKGSDTGVYAGVMYLDYLTSLTSVPKDAEGFLATGVSGSVLSGRIAYTLGLEGPAVSLDTACSSALVAVHLGVQALRNRQTSLVLAGGVAVMAGPQAFIEFSRQRGLAANGRIKAFADGADGTMWAEGAGMVLLERLSDAERNGHKVLAVIKGSAVNQDGASNGLTAPNGPSQQRVIRAALANARVPADEVDVVEAHGTGTALGDPIEAQALLATYGQDREQPLWLGSVKSNIGHTQSAAGVASIIKMVKALEHGVLPKSLHIDKPSAQVDWSAGAVSLLTENQPWPSIADRPRRAGISAFGISGTNVHLILEQAPAVEEEAPEVTTELPVVPWVLSAVTDAALRGQARLLSYVDSGVNELDIAYSLVTTRTQHPRRAAVVDGDKLAGLRALADGLPASNLVTDEVISGKTGYLFTGGGGQYIGMGRELHAAFPVFAEKFDEVLAEFDKHMDSPREVIFGGSELINRIDFMTVSIFAIEVALFRLLESWGVHPAYVAGHSLGEFAAAHVSGVWSLEDAVRVVAERGRLMNSLPENGAMIALQATEEEVLEVLKGDQVSIAAINGPSSLAISGEAVQAEAVADVFRERGRKVKRLPISQASHSAMMDGILEKFREMTESLTYHEPRIPIVSTLTGTPVTGAELCDPDYWVRHIRRPVRFLDAVRSLEAQGVTRFVEPGPNAVLTTAAADCVEGEAVFIPMLRKDRPEPVGVVSALARIHGTGHEPDWAAFYEGTGAKRVDLPTYAFDCKPFWLEGDGEVADVERAGLEPAGHPLLGAALSLAEGDGLVFTGRISLATQPWLADHAVGDTVLVPGAGLVELAIRAGDEVGFGTVEELTQMAPIVLPDTGSVTVQVVVGAPSEDSRPVSIYSRRTSAEPWTLNAQGALKESQSTVDTGLAQWPPAGAQAIALDGLYAELAETGFAYGPAFQGLKAAWRLGQEIFTELELPDAAKTKQGEFGIHPALLDSTLHGMFLQDNADGEVRLPFAWRGVTLHATGAKLLRVRITPTGDESATLIAADSGGAPVITVESLAVRAMPADQLNTSARAESMFKLNWSPVPAADPVAWSAYGEAESGPVVLTLEPSADGVVEATHREVTRVLEIVQKWLEADHDATLVVRTKGAMVPDTGHDVTDLAGSAVWGLLRTAQSENPDRFVLVDCEDDELLGAAIGTGEPQIVVRDGEFFAARLVTMANGGVLAPPAGETAWRVGVKVRGSLNDLELLPAPDALEPLQPNQIRIDVRATGMNFRDALNVLGMLGEHTGRPGYEAAGVVTEVGSAVTDLAVGERVMGLLDGGYGPVAVLSRPLVTRIPEGWTFEEAASIPVVYLTAYYGLKDLGQLKAGEKILIHAAAGGVGMAATQIAQHFGAEIFGTASTGKQHVLRDNGIKHIASSRTLDFEQEFLAATNGEGVDVVLNALSGDFVDASMRLLLPRGGRFVEMGKTDIREQDTIPAGVRYQAFDVYEAGEPRIAEMWNELIELFESGALYPLPIKTWDVRDAPKAFRFISQAKHIGKIVLTAPRPLRPEGTVLITGGTGDLGARLAKHLVTDHGVRNLLLTSRRGPAAPGAAELQAELEGLGASVQIAACDAADRAALAELLDGVDLTGVVHTAGVLDDGLIGDLTPDRLRKVLLPKVDAAWNLHELTRDQDLAMFVLFSSAAGVMGAAGQGNYAAANTFLNGLAEHRRANGLVAQSQAWGLWEEGLADGAERMSRSGFGALTGEEGMALFDSAHAIGAAVAVPVKIDLPFLQAAARSGPVPPLLRELVRSSTRRVAQADAAGQADALRKRLAGLSEVERERHLLDLVRTQVAMVLGHSSAETIGASRGFVELGFDSLTGVELRNSLGAATGLKLPTTLIFDYPAPDALAKYLLAEVVPDGAEAGVPLTDEISRLENLIAAADPEAAERADIDARLRKLLATWNAKGERRDTDDDVKSASAEDIFALIDNEFGA, encoded by the coding sequence GTGAACGCAGACGAGAAGAGCCTTGAGTACTTCAAGCGGATGACCGCGGAGCTTCGTGACACCAGGAAGCGGTTGCGGGAGGCGCAGGCGAAGGACACCGAGCCGATCGCGATCGTCGGGATGGCGTGCCGCTACCCGGGCGGGGTCGGCACGCCGGAGGAGCTGTGGGACCTCGTCGCCGGGGGAGTGGACGGCATGACGCCGTTCCCCACCGACCGCGGCTGGGACAACGAGGCGCTGTACCACCCGGATCCGGACCACCCCGGCACCACGTACGTGAAGGAGGGCGGCTTCCTGCACGACGCCGCCCTGTTCGACCCCGAGTTCTTCGGGATCAGCCCGCGCGAGGCGGTGTCCATGGACCCGCAGCAGCGACTGCTGTTGCAGGTGTCGTGGGAGGCCATCGAGCGCGCGGGCATCGACCCGACCACGCTGAAGGGCAGCGACACCGGCGTCTACGCGGGCGTCATGTACCTCGACTACCTCACGAGCCTCACTTCGGTTCCCAAAGACGCCGAGGGCTTCCTCGCGACCGGTGTGTCCGGGAGCGTCCTTTCCGGACGGATTGCCTACACGCTCGGCCTTGAGGGCCCTGCGGTTTCCCTCGACACGGCGTGCTCGTCGGCGTTGGTGGCCGTGCACCTCGGGGTCCAGGCGCTGCGCAACCGACAGACCTCGCTCGTCCTCGCGGGTGGTGTGGCGGTGATGGCCGGGCCGCAGGCGTTCATCGAGTTCTCCCGGCAGCGCGGGCTCGCCGCGAACGGCCGCATCAAGGCGTTCGCAGACGGCGCGGACGGCACGATGTGGGCCGAGGGCGCGGGCATGGTCTTGCTGGAGCGGCTTTCCGACGCCGAGCGCAACGGTCACAAGGTCCTCGCGGTCATCAAGGGCTCCGCCGTCAACCAGGACGGCGCCTCCAACGGCCTCACCGCGCCGAACGGTCCTTCGCAGCAGCGCGTGATCCGCGCGGCGCTGGCCAACGCGCGCGTTCCGGCCGACGAGGTCGACGTCGTCGAGGCGCACGGCACCGGCACCGCGCTCGGTGACCCCATCGAGGCGCAGGCACTTCTGGCCACCTACGGCCAGGACCGCGAGCAGCCGCTGTGGCTGGGTTCGGTGAAGTCCAACATCGGGCACACCCAGTCCGCCGCGGGCGTGGCCTCGATCATCAAGATGGTCAAGGCACTGGAACACGGTGTGCTGCCGAAGAGCCTGCACATCGACAAGCCCTCCGCCCAGGTCGACTGGTCGGCCGGAGCCGTCTCGCTGCTCACCGAGAACCAGCCGTGGCCGTCGATCGCAGACCGTCCACGTCGCGCGGGTATCTCCGCGTTCGGTATCTCCGGCACCAACGTGCACCTCATCCTGGAGCAGGCCCCGGCCGTCGAAGAGGAGGCACCGGAGGTCACCACCGAACTCCCGGTCGTGCCGTGGGTCCTGTCCGCCGTCACCGACGCGGCGCTGCGCGGTCAGGCCCGCCTTCTGTCCTATGTGGACTCGGGCGTCAACGAGCTGGACATCGCCTACTCCCTGGTGACCACGCGCACCCAGCACCCGCGCCGTGCCGCGGTGGTCGACGGTGACAAGCTCGCCGGACTGCGTGCGCTGGCCGACGGCCTGCCCGCGTCGAACCTGGTGACCGACGAGGTGATCTCCGGTAAGACCGGCTACCTGTTCACCGGTGGCGGCGGCCAGTACATCGGGATGGGCCGCGAGCTGCACGCCGCCTTCCCCGTCTTCGCCGAGAAGTTCGACGAGGTCCTGGCGGAGTTCGACAAGCACATGGACTCCCCGCGCGAGGTGATCTTCGGCGGCTCGGAGCTGATCAACCGGATCGACTTCATGACGGTCTCGATCTTCGCGATCGAGGTCGCGCTGTTCCGGCTGCTGGAGTCCTGGGGCGTCCACCCCGCCTACGTCGCGGGCCACTCCCTCGGCGAGTTCGCCGCCGCGCACGTCTCCGGCGTCTGGTCGCTGGAGGACGCTGTGCGCGTGGTCGCCGAGCGCGGCCGCCTGATGAACTCGCTGCCGGAGAACGGTGCGATGATCGCCCTCCAGGCCACCGAGGAGGAGGTCCTCGAAGTCCTCAAGGGTGACCAGGTCAGCATCGCGGCGATCAACGGCCCCAGCTCGCTGGCCATCTCCGGCGAGGCGGTGCAGGCCGAGGCCGTCGCCGACGTCTTCCGCGAGCGCGGCCGCAAGGTCAAGCGACTGCCGATCAGCCAGGCGTCGCACTCCGCGATGATGGACGGCATCCTCGAGAAGTTCCGCGAGATGACCGAGTCCCTGACCTACCACGAGCCGCGCATCCCGATCGTCTCCACGCTGACCGGAACGCCGGTCACCGGGGCGGAGCTGTGCGACCCGGACTACTGGGTGCGGCACATCCGCAGGCCCGTGCGCTTCCTCGACGCCGTCCGCAGCCTCGAAGCCCAGGGCGTCACCAGGTTCGTCGAGCCCGGTCCGAACGCCGTGCTCACCACCGCCGCCGCGGACTGCGTCGAGGGCGAGGCGGTGTTCATCCCGATGCTGCGCAAGGACCGCCCCGAGCCCGTCGGTGTCGTGTCCGCCCTCGCGCGCATCCACGGCACCGGGCACGAGCCCGACTGGGCAGCCTTCTACGAGGGCACCGGTGCCAAGCGCGTCGACCTGCCGACCTACGCCTTCGACTGCAAGCCCTTCTGGCTGGAGGGCGACGGCGAGGTCGCCGACGTCGAGCGGGCCGGTCTGGAGCCCGCCGGGCACCCGCTGCTGGGCGCCGCGCTGTCGCTGGCCGAGGGTGACGGGCTGGTCTTCACCGGCCGGATTTCCCTTGCCACGCAACCGTGGCTGGCCGACCACGCAGTCGGTGACACCGTCCTCGTGCCAGGTGCTGGACTGGTCGAGCTGGCCATCCGAGCCGGTGACGAGGTCGGTTTCGGCACGGTCGAGGAACTGACCCAGATGGCCCCCATCGTGCTGCCGGACACGGGTTCGGTCACGGTTCAGGTCGTCGTCGGCGCTCCCAGCGAGGACTCGCGCCCGGTGTCGATCTACTCGCGTCGCACCTCGGCGGAGCCGTGGACCCTCAACGCCCAGGGCGCTCTGAAGGAGAGCCAGTCCACTGTGGACACCGGTCTCGCGCAGTGGCCGCCCGCCGGGGCCCAGGCCATCGCGCTGGACGGCCTCTACGCGGAGCTGGCGGAGACCGGCTTCGCCTACGGCCCGGCCTTCCAGGGGCTCAAGGCGGCGTGGCGGCTCGGCCAGGAGATCTTCACCGAGCTGGAGCTCCCCGATGCGGCGAAGACCAAGCAGGGCGAGTTCGGCATCCACCCCGCGCTGCTGGACTCCACTCTGCACGGCATGTTCTTGCAGGACAACGCGGACGGCGAGGTGCGGCTGCCGTTCGCATGGCGCGGCGTGACGCTGCACGCCACCGGCGCGAAGCTGCTCCGCGTGCGGATCACCCCGACCGGTGACGAGTCCGCGACGCTGATCGCGGCGGACTCCGGCGGCGCTCCGGTGATCACCGTCGAGTCCCTTGCGGTCCGGGCGATGCCCGCCGACCAGCTCAACACCTCCGCGCGCGCCGAGTCGATGTTCAAGCTCAACTGGTCGCCGGTCCCGGCCGCCGATCCCGTCGCGTGGAGCGCCTACGGCGAGGCCGAGTCCGGCCCGGTGGTGCTCACGCTGGAGCCGAGCGCGGACGGCGTGGTCGAGGCCACCCACCGCGAGGTCACGCGAGTCCTGGAGATCGTGCAGAAGTGGCTCGAAGCCGACCACGACGCCACCCTGGTGGTGCGGACCAAGGGCGCGATGGTGCCCGATACCGGGCACGACGTGACCGACCTCGCGGGCTCCGCCGTGTGGGGCCTGCTGCGCACGGCCCAGTCGGAGAACCCGGATCGGTTCGTGCTCGTGGACTGCGAGGACGACGAGCTGCTCGGCGCCGCGATCGGAACCGGGGAGCCGCAGATCGTGGTGCGCGACGGTGAGTTCTTCGCCGCTCGCCTGGTTACCATGGCCAACGGCGGGGTGCTCGCGCCGCCCGCCGGGGAGACCGCGTGGCGGGTCGGCGTCAAGGTCCGCGGTTCGCTGAACGACCTGGAGCTGCTGCCCGCGCCGGATGCGCTGGAGCCCTTGCAGCCCAACCAGATCCGCATCGACGTCCGCGCCACGGGCATGAACTTCCGGGACGCCCTGAACGTGCTCGGCATGCTCGGCGAGCACACCGGCCGCCCCGGTTACGAGGCCGCCGGCGTGGTCACCGAGGTGGGCTCCGCGGTGACCGACCTCGCCGTGGGCGAGCGCGTGATGGGCCTGCTGGACGGCGGTTACGGTCCGGTGGCGGTGCTCAGCCGCCCGCTCGTGACCCGCATCCCCGAGGGCTGGACCTTCGAGGAGGCCGCCTCCATCCCGGTCGTCTACCTGACCGCCTACTACGGCCTCAAGGACCTGGGTCAGCTCAAGGCGGGGGAAAAGATCCTCATCCACGCCGCCGCCGGTGGCGTCGGCATGGCCGCGACGCAGATCGCGCAGCACTTCGGCGCGGAGATCTTCGGCACCGCGAGCACGGGCAAGCAGCACGTGTTGCGGGACAACGGGATCAAGCACATCGCGTCCTCGCGGACCCTGGACTTCGAGCAGGAGTTCCTCGCCGCGACGAACGGTGAGGGCGTCGACGTCGTGCTCAACGCCCTCTCCGGCGACTTCGTCGACGCGTCGATGCGGTTGCTCCTGCCGCGCGGCGGGCGGTTCGTGGAGATGGGCAAGACCGACATCCGCGAGCAGGACACCATCCCGGCCGGTGTGCGGTACCAGGCCTTCGACGTGTACGAGGCCGGTGAGCCGCGCATCGCCGAGATGTGGAACGAGCTGATCGAGCTGTTCGAGTCGGGGGCGCTGTACCCGCTGCCGATCAAGACCTGGGACGTGCGCGACGCACCGAAGGCGTTCCGCTTCATCAGCCAGGCCAAGCACATCGGCAAGATCGTCCTGACGGCGCCGCGCCCGCTGCGCCCCGAGGGCACGGTGCTGATCACCGGCGGCACCGGCGACCTCGGTGCGAGGCTGGCCAAGCACCTGGTCACCGACCACGGCGTGCGCAACCTCCTGCTCACCAGCCGTCGCGGTCCCGCGGCGCCGGGTGCGGCGGAGTTGCAGGCGGAGCTGGAAGGGCTCGGCGCCTCCGTCCAGATCGCGGCGTGCGACGCGGCCGACCGCGCCGCGCTGGCCGAGCTGCTGGACGGCGTCGACCTGACCGGTGTGGTGCACACGGCCGGTGTGCTCGACGACGGCCTGATCGGCGACCTCACTCCGGACCGGCTGCGCAAGGTGTTGCTGCCCAAGGTCGACGCGGCGTGGAACCTGCACGAGCTGACCCGCGACCAGGACCTGGCGATGTTCGTGCTGTTCTCCTCCGCGGCCGGGGTGATGGGTGCGGCGGGCCAGGGCAACTACGCCGCGGCCAACACCTTCCTCAACGGCCTCGCCGAGCACCGCAGGGCCAACGGCCTGGTGGCGCAGTCGCAGGCGTGGGGCCTGTGGGAGGAGGGCCTGGCCGACGGCGCGGAACGCATGAGCCGCAGCGGTTTCGGCGCGCTCACCGGCGAGGAGGGCATGGCGCTGTTCGACTCCGCGCACGCCATCGGTGCCGCCGTTGCGGTCCCGGTCAAGATCGACCTGCCGTTCCTCCAGGCCGCCGCGCGCTCCGGACCGGTCCCGCCGCTGCTGCGCGAGCTCGTCCGCTCCTCCACCCGCCGGGTGGCCCAGGCCGATGCCGCGGGCCAGGCCGACGCGCTGCGCAAGCGGCTCGCCGGACTGTCCGAAGTGGAGCGTGAGCGGCACCTGCTGGACCTGGTCCGCACGCAGGTGGCGATGGTCCTCGGCCACTCCTCGGCGGAGACCATCGGGGCCAGCCGCGGCTTCGTGGAGCTGGGCTTCGACTCGCTGACCGGGGTCGAGCTGCGCAACTCCCTCGGCGCCGCGACCGGGCTGAAGCTGCCGACCACGCTGATCTTCGACTACCCGGCTCCGGACGCGCTGGCGAAGTACCTGCTGGCCGAGGTGGTGCCGGACGGGGCTGAGGCGGGCGTTCCGCTGACCGACGAGATCTCGCGGCTGGAGAACCTGATCGCGGCGGCGGACCCGGAGGCGGCGGAGCGGGCGGACATCGACGCCCGCCTGCGCAAGCTGCTGGCGACGTGGAACGCCAAGGGCGAGCGCAGGGACACCGACGACGACGTAAAGTCGGCGTCGGCGGAGGACATCTTCGCGCTGATCGACAACGAGTTCGGCGCGTGA